In one window of Campylobacter coli DNA:
- a CDS encoding TraU family protein produces the protein MIATLIDAACMNITGGVDIAYMTEVDPLWQDDELTALINPEALLFGNPILNLACMADSASAQGN, from the coding sequence ATGATAGCAACTTTAATTGATGCAGCATGTATGAATATTACAGGCGGTGTGGATATAGCCTATATGACAGAAGTAGATCCTTTGTGGCAAGATGATGAATTAACAGCTTTAATCAATCCTGAGGCTTTGCTATTTGGTAATCCCATTTTAAATCTTGCTTGTATGGCAGATAGTGCATCAGCGCAGGGCAATTAG
- a CDS encoding thioredoxin fold domain-containing protein, giving the protein MILKKIKILFLAIFLAFSPMTLEAKIYDNVYAAQKQALKEAKLMVFFVLSNTCDYCHKLMNDVLNNRDLMEYLDENFTVAISDLNADGLIPKDLLFNGVTPTTYILTPTGKVIGTPIEGAVDSNMLFGLLKGLEDYKKGQLGF; this is encoded by the coding sequence ATGATATTAAAAAAAATAAAAATTTTATTTTTAGCTATCTTTTTAGCCTTTAGCCCCATGACGCTAGAGGCTAAAATCTATGATAATGTATATGCTGCTCAAAAACAAGCATTAAAAGAAGCAAAGTTAATGGTTTTCTTTGTTCTTTCAAACACTTGCGATTATTGCCACAAACTCATGAACGATGTGCTAAACAATAGAGATTTGATGGAATATCTTGATGAAAATTTTACCGTTGCTATCTCTGATTTGAATGCAGATGGACTAATTCCTAAAGACTTATTATTTAATGGAGTGACTCCAACAACTTATATTTTAACTCCAACAGGAAAAGTAATAGGCACCCCTATTGAAGGAGCGGTTGACTCTAATATGCTTTTTGGATTATTAAAAGGTTTAGAAGATTATAAGAAAGGACAATTAGGTTTTTAG
- a CDS encoding S24 family peptidase: MISLASSTLINKQDLRLMFNIQGFLKIGIIPVIGDSMTPTIKEDEMIIFQDDDSMIEGGIYVIEYQSEVFVKKPRKRPLSLISDNKDYPPIIMKEDEEIKIIGRL, encoded by the coding sequence ATGATTTCATTAGCATCTTCTACACTTATTAATAAACAAGATTTAAGACTTATGTTTAACATCCAAGGATTTTTAAAAATAGGTATTATCCCAGTGATAGGGGATAGTATGACACCCACTATAAAAGAAGATGAGATGATAATTTTTCAAGATGATGATTCTATGATTGAGGGTGGGATTTATGTGATAGAATATCAAAGTGAAGTCTTTGTAAAGAAACCAAGAAAGCGGCCTTTATCATTAATTAGTGATAATAAAGACTATCCGCCTATCATCATGAAAGAAGATGAAGAAATTAAAATTATAGGTAGATTGTAG
- the flgL gene encoding flagellar hook-associated protein FlgL yields the protein MRITNKLNFTNSISTSMGAQSSLYQISQQLSSGIKIQNSYEDASVYIDNTRLEYELKTLEQVKQATNSAKEMTQNSMKALQDMVKLLEDFKVKVTQAASDSNSQTSREAIAKELERIKEGIVQLANTSVNGQYLFAGSQVANKPFDSSGNYYGDKNNINVVTGAGTESPYNIPGWDLFFKADGDYKKQISTNVSFTDNRWNLTENPDKTEYLTSSSKWQQLIGQGYVKDNGLDVDKDFEYSDTKLNFPPTTLYVQGTRPDGTSFKSAVLVNPEDTLEDVMENIGTLYGNTPNNKVVEISMNDSGQIQITDLKQGNNKLDFHAVAFTPQADDSTELKNIIEAANQEGITMEEVTNRVMAEATAAPSDGDITNLNSPVTVTINNQNFTIDLKQTDFIKSKMTDTDGNAANGADYDNVYFEKNGNTVYGNVSQVIKGSNAYATESTKLSEVMAGDSLNGTTLNLKVNSKGGNSYDVSINLQNSTVSFPDPNDPTQTISFPIMHTDPATGNSGVITGANDITYGQINDIIGIFAADKIPAASINPTNGKIDAVDYQNMQQLMKDSNATVDVSMDYKGRISVTDKLSSGTNIEISLSDSQSGQFPLPPFTTTSNVENGPNFNFSANNSLTIDEPNVDIIKDLDLMIDAVLSGNMRADSESEDPRNTGMQGALERLDHLADHVSKLNTTMGAYYNTIDGVNTRTTFLSVNVQSIKSNVIDVDYGEAMMNLMQTQLAYQASLKASTTIAQLSLLNYM from the coding sequence ATGAGAATTACAAATAAGCTCAACTTTACAAATTCTATAAGCACTTCTATGGGTGCTCAAAGCTCCTTATATCAGATTTCACAACAACTCTCATCGGGGATTAAGATCCAAAATTCTTATGAGGATGCAAGTGTTTACATAGACAATACTCGCCTTGAATATGAACTCAAAACTTTAGAGCAAGTTAAACAAGCTACAAATTCGGCTAAAGAAATGACGCAAAATAGCATGAAAGCTTTACAAGATATGGTTAAGCTTCTTGAGGATTTTAAAGTAAAGGTTACTCAAGCAGCAAGCGATAGTAATTCTCAAACTTCAAGAGAGGCTATAGCTAAAGAATTAGAGCGCATTAAAGAAGGTATAGTTCAGCTTGCAAATACTAGTGTTAATGGACAATATCTTTTTGCGGGTTCACAAGTGGCCAATAAGCCTTTTGATTCTAGTGGAAATTATTATGGAGATAAAAATAATATCAATGTAGTAACCGGTGCGGGTACTGAAAGTCCTTATAATATCCCTGGATGGGATTTATTTTTTAAAGCCGATGGAGATTATAAAAAACAAATAAGTACCAATGTAAGCTTTACTGATAATCGTTGGAATCTTACAGAAAATCCTGATAAAACAGAATATCTCACAAGTAGTTCTAAATGGCAACAACTTATCGGTCAAGGTTATGTAAAAGATAATGGTTTAGATGTTGATAAAGATTTTGAATACAGTGATACTAAATTAAATTTTCCTCCTACTACACTTTATGTTCAAGGCACAAGACCAGATGGGACAAGTTTTAAAAGTGCTGTGCTTGTAAATCCTGAAGATACCTTAGAAGATGTGATGGAAAATATCGGAACTCTATATGGCAATACCCCAAACAATAAAGTTGTTGAAATAAGTATGAATGATAGCGGTCAAATTCAAATCACAGATTTAAAACAAGGAAATAATAAACTCGATTTTCACGCTGTGGCTTTCACACCACAGGCTGATGATAGTACGGAGTTGAAAAACATTATCGAAGCCGCTAATCAAGAAGGCATCACAATGGAAGAGGTTACAAATAGGGTGATGGCTGAAGCTACTGCAGCTCCTAGCGATGGAGATATTACAAATTTAAACAGCCCTGTAACTGTAACAATTAATAACCAAAACTTTACAATCGATTTAAAACAAACTGATTTTATTAAAAGCAAAATGACAGATACAGATGGAAATGCAGCCAATGGAGCTGATTATGATAATGTTTATTTTGAAAAAAATGGCAATACAGTTTATGGTAATGTTTCTCAAGTTATCAAAGGAAGTAATGCTTATGCTACTGAATCAACCAAACTTAGTGAAGTTATGGCAGGAGATAGTTTAAATGGCACGACTTTAAATTTAAAAGTCAATTCTAAAGGTGGAAATTCTTATGATGTAAGTATAAATTTACAAAATTCAACCGTAAGCTTCCCCGATCCTAATGATCCTACGCAAACCATAAGCTTTCCTATCATGCATACTGATCCTGCAACGGGAAATAGTGGGGTTATAACAGGAGCAAATGACATTACTTATGGGCAAATCAATGATATTATAGGAATATTTGCTGCAGATAAAATCCCTGCCGCAAGTATCAATCCAACCAATGGAAAAATAGATGCAGTAGATTATCAAAATATGCAACAACTCATGAAAGATTCTAATGCAACCGTAGATGTAAGTATGGACTATAAAGGTCGCATAAGTGTAACCGATAAACTTTCATCAGGAACTAATATAGAAATTTCTCTTAGTGACTCCCAAAGTGGGCAGTTTCCATTGCCTCCTTTTACCACAACTTCTAATGTGGAAAATGGTCCGAACTTTAATTTTAGCGCGAATAATTCTTTAACTATAGATGAACCAAATGTGGATATTATCAAAGATTTAGATTTGATGATAGATGCTGTTTTAAGTGGAAATATGAGGGCTGATTCTGAAAGTGAAGATCCAAGAAATACAGGAATGCAAGGGGCTTTAGAAAGGCTTGATCATTTAGCAGATCATGTTAGCAAGCTTAATACAACAATGGGGGCGTATTACAATACTATTGATGGAGTTAATACACGCACAACCTTTTTAAGTGTTAATGTCCAAAGTATAAAATCAAATGTGATCGACGTTGATT
- a CDS encoding type II toxin-antitoxin system PemK/MazF family toxin gives MVSSKIVKYGELWIADFEPQVGEEITKKRPALILSNNLFNSNQKLVFVVPLTTWQDKFYKGIWFLKIDKNATNNLNVDSAINCSQIKSFSKDRLIEKIGEVDEKIMKEVRIILDEILSPQFNS, from the coding sequence ATGGTATCATCTAAAATTGTTAAATATGGCGAACTTTGGATTGCTGATTTTGAACCACAAGTGGGCGAAGAAATTACTAAAAAACGCCCTGCATTGATTTTAAGCAATAATCTTTTTAATTCTAATCAAAAACTTGTTTTTGTTGTGCCTTTAACAACTTGGCAAGATAAATTCTATAAAGGAATTTGGTTTTTAAAGATTGACAAGAATGCTACAAACAATTTAAATGTAGACTCAGCCATAAATTGTTCTCAAATAAAGTCTTTTTCAAAAGATAGATTAATTGAAAAAATAGGTGAAGTTGATGAAAAGATTATGAAAGAAGTCAGGATAATACTTGATGAAATCTTAAGTCCACAATTCAACTCTTAA
- a CDS encoding site-specific DNA-methyltransferase, which yields MSYKKYLNNVTLGDCCELMKNIPNNYISGCITDPPYNYEFFGRNWDNVEIKRRKNKANNNKNILVKNIPYGSGLAGGVKNERWYKKNRDNILEYQSWVEHWGKELYRILKPGAFIMVFNSNRSVAHIQIALENVGFYTKDMFIWIRNSGIPKGLNAYEKMKKDGYELAENWKGWHSATRNNYEAVSVLQKPIENNYVNNVKKYGVGLLKTEGYINHNGFLSNIFEGYQRDKKDDFNKHITVKPIKLIEKLAEMIVPKQTNNIIIDPFMGSGTTALACKNLGIPYIGFELNEEYIKIANMRLS from the coding sequence TTGTCATATAAAAAATATTTAAACAATGTTACATTGGGTGATTGCTGTGAGCTAATGAAAAATATTCCTAATAATTATATTTCAGGCTGCATAACTGACCCACCATATAATTATGAATTTTTTGGTAGAAATTGGGATAATGTAGAAATAAAACGCAGAAAAAATAAAGCAAATAACAATAAAAATATATTGGTAAAAAATATACCTTATGGCAGTGGGTTAGCAGGAGGAGTTAAAAATGAAAGATGGTATAAAAAAAATAGGGATAATATTTTAGAATATCAATCTTGGGTGGAGCATTGGGGGAAAGAGTTATATAGAATTTTAAAGCCTGGTGCGTTTATAATGGTATTTAATAGCAATAGGAGTGTGGCACATATTCAAATAGCACTTGAAAACGTGGGTTTTTATACCAAAGATATGTTTATATGGATAAGAAATAGTGGTATTCCAAAAGGCTTAAATGCTTATGAAAAAATGAAAAAAGATGGATATGAATTGGCAGAAAATTGGAAAGGCTGGCATAGTGCAACAAGAAACAATTACGAGGCAGTATCTGTCTTGCAAAAACCAATAGAAAACAATTATGTAAACAATGTAAAGAAATACGGAGTAGGACTTTTAAAAACAGAAGGCTATATAAATCATAATGGCTTTCTATCAAATATATTTGAAGGCTATCAAAGAGATAAAAAAGATGATTTCAATAAGCATATAACGGTTAAACCAATAAAACTTATAGAAAAATTAGCAGAGATGATTGTTCCAAAACAAACAAATAATATTATAATTGACCCTTTTATGGGAAGTGGGACAACAGCATTAGCTTGTAAAAATTTAGGTATTCCATATATTGGTTTTGAATTAAATGAAGAGTATATTAAAATAGCAAATATGCGATTATCTTAA
- a CDS encoding phage virion morphogenesis protein yields the protein MSEYIEIKGLENFFKACDKLIDMDKHGQSIMAGTGESIRNSIIDSFKNERSIFDGKWKSLKPATIKQKIKEGKNKGILKRDGELSNALNWQSEPTKSGVKVFNNIQSKSGFKYGLVHQYGSRKKNIPARSFLPIDNNVLHQSIRSVIYKDTKDFIVKIAKK from the coding sequence ATGAGTGAATATATAGAGATTAAAGGGCTTGAAAACTTTTTTAAAGCTTGTGATAAATTAATAGATATGGATAAACACGGGCAAAGCATTATGGCGGGTACTGGTGAGAGTATAAGAAATAGCATTATAGATTCTTTTAAAAATGAACGCAGTATTTTTGATGGAAAATGGAAAAGCTTAAAACCAGCTACCATAAAGCAAAAAATAAAAGAAGGAAAGAATAAAGGAATTTTAAAAAGAGATGGAGAATTAAGCAATGCTTTAAATTGGCAAAGCGAACCTACTAAAAGTGGCGTAAAAGTCTTTAATAATATACAGAGCAAAAGTGGTTTTAAATATGGACTCGTTCATCAATATGGTAGTAGAAAGAAAAATATACCTGCAAGATCTTTTTTGCCTATAGATAATAATGTTTTACATCAAAGCATAAGAAGCGTGATTTATAAAGATACTAAAGATTTTATTGTAAAGATTGCCAAAAAATAA
- a CDS encoding helix-turn-helix transcriptional regulator: MISILNIFAKNVRKRRQALNITQEKLAELSSLHRTYIGSIERCEKNITLINAYKIAKALGADLSELLK; this comes from the coding sequence ATGATTTCCATTTTAAACATATTTGCAAAAAATGTTCGCAAAAGACGACAAGCACTAAATATTACTCAGGAAAAGTTAGCAGAATTATCTAGTCTGCATAGAACTTATATTGGCAGTATAGAAAGATGTGAGAAAAATATTACCCTAATAAATGCTTATAAAATTGCAAAAGCTCTAGGAGCTGATTTGTCGGAGTTACTAAAATGA
- a CDS encoding IS1595-like element ISCaje5 family transposase, with amino-acid sequence MATSNAELEIVKQLFSTLSDDDKKSFLKSIKNKEKSEQNLILSKEIKACPHCKSTNFVKNGKKDGKQRFMCMDCHKTFTVTNNSIFFKTQKDLEIWQKYIHCMIEKYSLRKTAEICGIALSTAFFWRHKILDTLQKMQDEVKLNGIVEADETFMPISYKGHHKDFNFPRLAKKRGTANTKRGLSKELVCIPCVVNLNGKSIAKISNLGKPNIASLSKVIQGKVEKESVFVTDSLRSYLKLSNEMSLNHIRIPRNKHSNGSFNIQVVNNYHSRLKSMLVYNFKGVATKYLNNYLVYHNFVNFAKESRKDKEQILLNHILNTNCISQSISVANRPAVPLLVA; translated from the coding sequence ATGGCAACTTCTAACGCAGAACTTGAAATCGTAAAACAGCTTTTTAGCACTCTAAGCGATGATGATAAAAAATCATTTCTAAAATCTATCAAAAACAAAGAAAAATCAGAGCAAAATTTAATACTCTCAAAAGAGATAAAAGCGTGTCCGCATTGCAAATCTACTAATTTTGTGAAAAATGGAAAAAAAGATGGCAAACAAAGATTTATGTGTATGGATTGTCATAAGACATTTACTGTTACAAATAACTCAATCTTTTTTAAAACCCAAAAAGACCTTGAAATTTGGCAAAAATATATCCATTGTATGATTGAAAAATACTCACTTAGAAAAACCGCTGAAATTTGTGGCATTGCACTATCTACTGCGTTTTTTTGGCGACATAAAATCTTAGACACATTGCAAAAAATGCAAGATGAAGTAAAACTTAATGGCATAGTAGAAGCAGATGAAACATTTATGCCTATCTCATATAAAGGTCATCACAAGGATTTTAACTTTCCACGCTTAGCAAAGAAAAGAGGAACTGCAAACACTAAGCGTGGCTTATCAAAAGAACTTGTTTGCATACCTTGCGTAGTAAATTTAAATGGCAAATCAATAGCAAAAATATCTAATCTGGGTAAGCCAAATATTGCTAGTTTATCCAAAGTAATACAAGGCAAAGTTGAGAAAGAAAGCGTATTTGTAACTGATAGCCTACGCTCATATTTAAAACTATCAAATGAAATGAGCCTAAACCATATCCGCATACCACGAAACAAACATAGTAACGGCTCGTTTAATATTCAAGTCGTAAATAACTACCATAGCAGACTTAAATCAATGCTTGTGTATAATTTTAAAGGCGTGGCTACTAAGTATCTAAATAATTATCTTGTCTATCACAACTTTGTAAATTTTGCAAAAGAGAGTAGAAAAGATAAAGAACAAATTTTGCTAAACCATATACTAAACACAAATTGCATAAGCCAAAGCATAAGCGTAGCAAATAGACCTGCCGTGCCGTTATTGGTAGCGTAA
- a CDS encoding TraU family protein gives MPIWRKSSYRLQILAPVPHPMGMGIGQSGILWSYAKNYPVAGDNFTFMLFKKKECCAF, from the coding sequence ATGCCTATTTGGAGAAAATCATCCTATAGATTGCAAATTTTAGCACCTGTTCCTCATCCTATGGGAATGGGAATAGGACAAAGTGGCATATTGTGGAGTTATGCTAAGAATTATCCTGTAGCAGGAGATAATTTCACCTTTATGCTTTTTAAGAAAAAAGAATGCTGTGCATTTTAA
- a CDS encoding nucleotidyl transferase AbiEii/AbiGii toxin family protein, whose amino-acid sequence MQEKEEKYIQLYKTQDKVLDLVAKEKLDFYLTGGTALQRFHYNQFRFSDDLDFFLINNGIKNHTPKEFNDFANMPKDNNIDFEIKVSNQYFTQLYIKENNLKIDLVNDYVFHEKNDYVKLENGLIIDGIQNIFVNKLETSISRDEPRDLFDIYTILKNSKIDIEKSFDILDKKPISNQKILLIN is encoded by the coding sequence ATGCAGGAAAAAGAAGAGAAGTATATCCAATTGTATAAAACACAAGACAAAGTTCTTGATCTAGTTGCAAAAGAAAAATTAGATTTTTATCTTACAGGTGGAACAGCTTTGCAAAGATTTCACTATAATCAATTTAGATTTTCTGATGATTTGGATTTTTTCTTGATTAACAATGGAATTAAAAACCATACTCCAAAAGAATTTAATGATTTTGCAAACATGCCAAAAGATAATAATATAGATTTTGAAATAAAAGTTTCCAATCAATATTTTACTCAACTTTACATCAAAGAAAATAACCTTAAAATAGATTTAGTCAATGATTATGTATTTCACGAAAAAAACGATTATGTAAAACTTGAAAATGGTTTGATAATAGACGGTATACAAAATATCTTTGTAAATAAACTAGAAACTTCAATTTCAAGAGACGAGCCAAGAGATTTGTTTGATATTTACACGATTTTAAAAAACAGTAAAATAGATATTGAAAAAAGTTTTGATATTTTAGATAAAAAACCAATATCGAACCAAAAGATATTATTAATAAATTAA
- a CDS encoding helix-turn-helix transcriptional regulator → MYIRDFRKRLHMTQSEFAQALGIKQTNISMYEKHRVKPTCELIAKLIIRFNANPNFLFFGKEPHLNTDTFKNEISQELSQLISELFLYENEENIIVELENKALGKILSLVPNKEIWERLFFLFRINRKLHFVTSFICRVAKRLKQRDDEAKAYLISIINSFNEGDFTELNEYIKLDLIALFDEKITEEEAKTIIEDCLVVFKHIENTAPIHKMVELGKD, encoded by the coding sequence ATGTATATAAGAGATTTTAGAAAAAGATTGCACATGACACAATCAGAATTTGCACAAGCATTAGGCATCAAACAGACAAATATCTCAATGTATGAAAAACACAGAGTAAAGCCAACCTGCGAGCTTATTGCAAAATTAATTATAAGATTCAATGCTAATCCAAACTTTCTTTTCTTTGGCAAAGAACCTCATTTGAATACAGATACATTCAAAAATGAAATTTCACAAGAATTGAGTCAATTAATCAGTGAATTATTTCTATATGAAAATGAAGAAAATATCATAGTGGAACTAGAAAATAAAGCCTTAGGGAAGATTCTTTCGCTTGTGCCAAACAAAGAGATTTGGGAAAGATTGTTTTTCTTATTTAGAATAAACAGAAAATTACATTTTGTTACTTCATTTATTTGTAGAGTAGCTAAAAGACTCAAACAAAGAGATGATGAAGCCAAAGCATATCTAATTTCTATTATTAATAGTTTTAATGAAGGTGATTTCACCGAACTTAATGAATATATCAAATTAGATTTAATTGCACTATTTGATGAAAAAATCACCGAAGAAGAAGCAAAAACTATTATCGAAGACTGCTTGGTTGTATTTAAGCACATTGAAAATACAGCTCCTATCCACAAAATGGTAGAACTTGGAAAAGATTAA
- a CDS encoding DUF3825 domain-containing protein, whose translation MEKNIEKLILEAYEDSKTKFEHVTTGHISQYLKRKYDLKINCSKALTESGFNLEKDENEPSLVYVKKVTTRNKTLNREQIQNKVEEKPLLFQFAYFPNFLNTLQELSNIAQKEFWGSGNNILFSYLFKYFEFIHENKNYPDIITYNKDKTKACFNTGLYSTGVFPIFAYFEKQENGGYIFRKFCSNGDRVLDDLEIPKSLNDFDSFKNELIFDSKLDFRINHLHLFERKERLPEIIKKLNDRFIGHIINGELKIIKDNYNHQKMIIPAAYKQKVVLYIPLKLQEESVDTIVVVEKEEVKNEQYYAVRTILNPHDNIYKTARVLSIVESEWVKNTI comes from the coding sequence GTGGAAAAAAACATAGAAAAATTAATTTTAGAAGCCTATGAAGATAGCAAAACTAAATTTGAACATGTTACTACAGGACATATTAGTCAATATTTGAAAAGAAAATATGATTTGAAAATTAATTGTAGTAAGGCGTTGACAGAATCAGGATTTAATCTTGAAAAAGATGAGAACGAACCTTCTTTAGTTTATGTAAAAAAAGTTACCACAAGAAACAAAACTTTAAATCGTGAGCAAATTCAAAACAAAGTTGAAGAGAAGCCTTTATTATTCCAATTTGCCTATTTTCCAAATTTTCTAAATACACTTCAAGAGCTTTCTAATATAGCTCAAAAAGAATTTTGGGGGAGCGGAAATAATATTTTATTCTCCTATCTATTTAAATATTTTGAATTTATTCATGAAAATAAAAACTATCCTGATATTATCACTTATAACAAAGACAAAACAAAGGCGTGTTTCAATACAGGTTTGTATAGCACAGGTGTTTTTCCAATATTTGCATACTTTGAAAAGCAGGAAAATGGAGGATATATTTTTAGAAAATTTTGCTCTAATGGGGATAGAGTTTTAGATGATTTGGAAATACCCAAATCTTTGAACGATTTTGATTCGTTTAAAAATGAACTCATCTTTGATAGCAAGTTAGATTTTAGAATTAACCATTTACATCTCTTCGAGAGAAAAGAACGATTGCCCGAAATAATAAAAAAACTAAATGATAGGTTCATAGGACACATTATCAATGGTGAGTTGAAAATCATCAAGGATAATTATAATCATCAAAAGATGATTATTCCTGCAGCTTATAAGCAAAAGGTAGTTTTATATATTCCTTTGAAACTTCAAGAAGAATCAGTTGACACAATAGTTGTAGTTGAAAAAGAGGAAGTAAAAAATGAGCAGTATTACGCTGTAAGAACTATACTAAATCCGCATGATAATATCTACAAAACTGCAAGAGTTCTTTCGATAGTTGAATCTGAATGGGTTAAAAACACCATTTGA
- the traT gene encoding complement resistance protein TraT gives MKINKSILKMGLSSILAASLLTGCLTTTLQTNATMSQSIFLDPVAKEKRVVFLNIKNTSGHEVNLEPKLRSALETKGYKIIDDPDKATYILSTNVLYCDKKQENNVAGGAVAAGATGAAISGYNGGGAGGMVAAGAAGALVGGLLGKLTEDTIWQMQVDINIKQKADGKVLTSSGNVSGQASVRDQRASGFLNSFGGSVRSDKVGQLNSNQINSTQQTYEGKYIEKNSIIFAEAVKTGLKLPEATPILENKIATQIAGLF, from the coding sequence ATGAAAATAAATAAATCAATTTTAAAAATGGGATTAAGCAGTATTTTGGCAGCAAGCTTGCTTACGGGTTGTCTAACAACAACTTTACAAACTAATGCAACTATGAGTCAAAGCATCTTTTTAGATCCCGTGGCAAAAGAAAAAAGAGTTGTATTCTTAAATATTAAAAATACAAGCGGACACGAAGTTAATTTAGAACCTAAACTAAGAAGCGCATTAGAAACCAAGGGGTATAAAATTATAGATGATCCTGATAAAGCAACTTATATTTTAAGTACTAATGTTTTATATTGCGATAAAAAACAAGAAAATAATGTTGCAGGCGGTGCTGTAGCAGCAGGTGCTACAGGTGCAGCAATTAGCGGATATAATGGAGGCGGTGCAGGCGGTATGGTTGCAGCAGGTGCAGCAGGTGCTTTAGTAGGAGGACTTTTAGGAAAACTTACCGAAGACACTATTTGGCAAATGCAAGTTGACATTAATATCAAGCAAAAAGCCGATGGTAAAGTTTTAACTTCTAGCGGAAATGTAAGTGGACAAGCAAGCGTTAGAGATCAAAGAGCATCAGGATTTTTAAATAGCTTTGGCGGAAGTGTTCGTAGCGATAAAGTAGGACAGCTTAATTCAAACCAAATTAATAGTACGCAACAAACCTATGAGGGTAAATATATAGAAAAAAATTCAATTATTTTTGCAGAAGCTGTAAAAACAGGACTAAAACTTCCTGAAGCAACCCCTATTTTGGAAAACAAAATCGCAACTCAAATTGCAGGATTGTTCTAA
- a CDS encoding helix-turn-helix domain-containing protein, translated as MKRLSVKGNKGKNKKTYDQIMEILSIQVKENLPSKVVASRYDITLQTVYKWRKKYTKYLENYEKVKQEAEEKTLKEPDLENEHIHISDCAKRLRTLRIALNLSQQRIANILGISQALYVRFEKGYGQLNSFMIKKLYKTLGINPIYLICGEGDCFLIKDIDLFERINNEQKKYNKNQLEQENILNY; from the coding sequence ATGAAAAGATTATCTGTAAAAGGCAATAAGGGAAAAAACAAAAAAACTTATGATCAAATAATGGAAATTTTATCAATACAAGTAAAAGAAAATCTACCATCAAAGGTAGTAGCTTCTAGGTATGATATAACCTTGCAAACAGTATATAAGTGGAGAAAGAAATATACAAAATATTTAGAAAATTACGAAAAAGTAAAACAAGAAGCTGAAGAAAAAACTTTAAAAGAACCCGATTTAGAAAATGAACATATTCATATATCAGATTGTGCAAAAAGACTAAGAACTTTAAGAATAGCACTCAATCTAAGTCAACAGCGTATAGCAAATATACTTGGAATATCCCAAGCTCTTTATGTTAGATTTGAGAAAGGATATGGACAACTCAACAGCTTTATGATTAAAAAACTTTACAAAACTCTAGGAATCAATCCTATTTATCTAATTTGTGGAGAAGGCGATTGCTTTCTAATCAAAGACATTGATTTATTTGAAAGAATAAATAACGAACAAAAGAAATACAACAAAAATCAACTTGAACAAGAAAACATCTTAAACTATTAG